A genomic window from Oscillospiraceae bacterium includes:
- a CDS encoding JAB domain-containing protein translates to MAQEPKEKNIHSRHRARVKQRFLDEGLDSFAPHNVIELLLFYSVPFTDTNDTAHALIDKYGSVAGVLDAPYDDLLSVPGVGEHTALLLKLIPALSKRYCEDKFSIGDTLPDYDRIGAYLVSKYVGCQDEKVVALFLDNSLRVICDEIIFEGSVNSAHLSMRKLAETTILKKASAVILAHNHPSGLPIASQDDLDTTRKLRGFLASLQVTLLDHFIVAENKYTSISKDYFLRYIAQYSADKI, encoded by the coding sequence ATGGCACAGGAGCCCAAGGAAAAAAATATACATTCGCGTCACAGAGCGCGCGTAAAGCAACGGTTTCTTGACGAAGGACTTGATTCCTTCGCACCGCACAACGTGATAGAGCTGCTGCTTTTTTATTCTGTTCCTTTCACGGACACCAACGATACCGCGCACGCGCTTATAGATAAATATGGCTCTGTCGCCGGCGTCCTCGACGCTCCTTACGACGACCTGTTATCCGTACCCGGCGTTGGAGAACACACTGCGCTTCTGTTAAAGCTCATTCCCGCCCTTTCAAAGCGATATTGCGAAGATAAATTCTCAATAGGAGACACTCTTCCCGATTATGACAGAATCGGCGCGTATTTAGTATCGAAATATGTCGGATGTCAGGACGAAAAGGTCGTCGCTCTTTTCCTGGACAATAGCCTCAGGGTCATATGCGATGAAATCATTTTTGAAGGAAGCGTAAACTCCGCTCACCTTTCCATGCGCAAACTTGCAGAGACCACAATACTAAAAAAAGCGTCTGCGGTGATACTTGCACATAATCACCCGTCAGGGTTGCCGATCGCGTCTCAGGACGATCTCGATACCACAAGAAAGCTAAGAGGCTTTCTTGCCTCGCTTCAGGTCACTCTGCTAGATCATTTTATTGTTGCCGAAAATAAATATACAAGTATAAGCAAAGATTATTTTTTAAGATATATAGCTCAGTATTCTGCCG